One window of the Lactococcus lactis genome contains the following:
- a CDS encoding Cof-type HAD-IIB family hydrolase: MKIKHIFTDMDGTLLDSHGSVSDTNHWSIYYSDLPITLVSARSPLEMSNIVEKLQLTTPQIAFNGNLTFTQNQFGLQIIDKNPLASETVSQLLNYISTEFPNVSLNWYSLAHWYINKQDKGTFIQKAITGIEPKIKAFDGQSEIYKIMMIVFDSQELLQLQAQLNNLNIPNISVQQSGQWYLEITSDNKTKADAVQSILDNKNLDFQEIAAIGDGHNDIPLLQSAGLSIAVDNANSEVKKHVKMVVAKNTDHGVAEAISAINTINEQVI; the protein is encoded by the coding sequence ATGAAAATTAAACACATTTTTACAGATATGGATGGAACATTACTTGACTCACACGGAAGTGTATCAGACACGAACCACTGGTCTATTTATTACAGTGACCTTCCAATCACATTAGTTTCAGCCCGCAGTCCCTTAGAAATGAGCAATATTGTAGAAAAATTACAACTCACAACCCCTCAAATCGCCTTTAACGGGAACCTAACCTTCACCCAAAATCAATTTGGACTACAAATTATTGATAAAAATCCCCTAGCTTCAGAAACCGTCTCACAACTATTAAATTACATCTCAACAGAATTTCCCAATGTCAGCTTAAATTGGTATAGTCTTGCTCACTGGTACATTAACAAACAAGACAAAGGAACCTTTATCCAAAAAGCAATAACAGGTATAGAACCTAAAATCAAAGCCTTTGATGGTCAATCAGAAATATATAAAATAATGATGATTGTCTTTGATTCTCAAGAACTCTTACAACTTCAAGCTCAACTAAATAATCTAAACATCCCCAATATTTCAGTTCAACAAAGCGGACAATGGTATTTAGAAATTACATCTGATAATAAAACAAAAGCCGACGCTGTACAATCAATACTTGATAATAAAAATTTAGACTTTCAGGAAATTGCCGCTATTGGTGATGGTCATAATGATATTCCACTTCTCCAATCAGCTGGACTCTCTATTGCCGTAGATAATGCTAACTCCGAGGTCAAAAAACATGTTAAAATGGTTGTAGCAAAAAATACTGACCATGGTGTCGCTGAAGCAATATCAGCTATTAATACCATTAACGAACAGGTGATATAA
- a CDS encoding LacI family DNA-binding transcriptional regulator, protein MTSLSDLSKLSGYSKATISRALSGNGYVSKEARKIILDLAKELDYTPNAIAQDLSAGTTKNIGVVLPYVKHPFFWQILEGILDKSFETGYKIVILPSNYDQNLEIQYLEQLRKKAFEALIFTSREVSEQTVHKYQKYGPIILCHKPKSKKIAASYAERKIGYRNALEWLQEQNCNNIGFLFARYKSPTTSVTLQTYKEIYEEKVRDEQIKTGAVSSADGYKLGPQLTQFDAIFANSDDIAANVWRWFEQQKIPKPVIIGQESLISGQVLNIPTVNNHFQQVGRCAFELAISKEIQQLAIKSEFILNR, encoded by the coding sequence ATGACCTCTTTATCCGATTTATCGAAACTTAGCGGCTATTCAAAAGCTACCATCTCTCGTGCCCTTTCTGGGAATGGCTATGTTTCAAAAGAAGCACGTAAAATTATTTTGGACTTAGCTAAAGAACTTGACTATACTCCCAATGCAATCGCACAGGATTTATCGGCTGGTACAACAAAAAATATCGGAGTTGTCCTCCCCTACGTCAAGCATCCGTTTTTTTGGCAAATATTAGAAGGAATTCTGGATAAAAGTTTTGAAACCGGTTATAAAATCGTCATCCTCCCTTCAAATTATGACCAAAATCTAGAAATTCAATACTTAGAACAACTCCGAAAAAAAGCATTTGAAGCATTAATTTTTACCTCAAGAGAAGTTTCTGAACAAACCGTTCATAAATACCAAAAATATGGCCCAATTATTTTATGCCATAAACCTAAAAGTAAAAAAATAGCCGCCAGTTATGCAGAAAGAAAAATTGGATATCGAAACGCTCTAGAATGGCTTCAAGAACAAAATTGTAATAATATTGGGTTTCTCTTTGCACGTTATAAAAGTCCAACTACATCTGTTACTCTCCAAACCTATAAAGAAATATACGAAGAAAAAGTAAGAGATGAACAAATAAAAACGGGTGCAGTATCTTCAGCAGACGGTTACAAATTGGGGCCCCAACTTACACAATTTGATGCAATATTTGCAAATTCTGATGATATTGCTGCTAATGTTTGGCGTTGGTTTGAACAACAAAAAATACCTAAACCTGTTATTATTGGCCAAGAATCATTAATATCTGGTCAGGTTCTCAATATTCCAACCGTAAATAATCACTTTCAACAAGTAGGACGTTGCGCATTTGAATTGGCTATTTCCAAAGAAATTCAGCAACTAGCAATTAAATCAGAGTTTATTCTAAATCGTTAA